TTTGCAATAATCATCACATatgataaacattttaagttggagaaccaaagttcattgtaaagaatatggaatgagatcaaattagcttaactaattgagaacaacatttgatataTTCAAcctattcacaatgcaaatctgaaatttatataaatcattatttgaggaactaaaagtttaaataatgatttgttCAGTAAAAGTCCATAGCCTTGATTTTATCAAGGTTGTTATTTCTCCAAGAAATAATAAGACTCAACTAGCTAAACGAGACAAACATGGTTTAAACAAACCGCATTTATGTTTAACTAGGGTGGTAGCAGTTGGTGATCTTTGAGACTATTAGCGCTATGCAAGCAGACATTTGGTGCTAATTTAACAAGACTTGGTCATAATCAgcggaccggaaaacacaaacagtaaTGTCCCATCGATGTATAAAACCCAtatagaaataaagtttgttatggtcATAAAAACGCActcaaacacatcagcaaagttttgttttaagaATGCTAGTGGGCGGCTTAGCCTGCTAGCTCCCGGTCTCTTACTCGGTCAAAccttaaacaaaacagaaaaaaaaaacattaaaagtaagccattctaaactttcccagtttatttctctgccaaacctctgcttGGTTGTGGTGATGGGGCATCTGGTTGCAGTGAATAACTCCAGGGTGAAACTGGTTCCTTGGCCAGGGGCAAGTCCATTTACTTGTCCCATAACCTCTGAGGTCTTTTGTACCTTCTTTATGGCCTCTGCATAACTGATTCCTTGAGTAACGTTAACTCTCTGGATTTCTGCTGCCCTTTTACTGACTTCACATCCTCTAGATGTTGAACTGTGTTCACCGCTACAGTTACATTTCAACTTCGCCCCTTCCTCACATTTTCCATACTTATGTTCTCCACTACATTTTCCACACCTCTGCTTACCCTTACAAGCTGCAGCAACATGTCCAAGTCTTTGACATGTAAAGCTTTCAATGTGGTTGAGGAATATTCAATCTGACATCATAGCACATGTATTCAACATAAATCTGGGAGTCTATTTTCCTCAAACGTAATCGGCAATGACAAGCTGTCTCAATAGACCCCATTGCTGGAAGGTTTCATATGGTTGACATCCTTTACTTTTGCATTTGTAATGTTTGCTTTGAATTCATCAACTGACACATTCACTGGGATCCCTGTCACAACTCCCTTAACGAGGCTATCATTAGTTAGCAAGCAATGCACTCGTTTGCCATTAAATTTATCCATCCAAATTGCTCTTCCCTTTAGTCCTCCATCCTTACAAAGTACCAACAGAGTTACATTCCTTAAAGCTGTGATGGGCAGTCACCTGGaggcctgtaaaagtctcacaatTCAGTGGCTTTAAACTCACAGTCTGATTTTATCCTCCATGGCTGATTTTACAACAGTATTTGTAATACCTCGTCAAATAACAACGGTTTTGAATCCATGAAtctgaaaacatgtttctgGGTGAAATAGACAGGCATGTACAGACGGAACTATCTGTTGAATAGTGAGAGGGGTTACCTGACAGGAGGCAACTATTTAGACTCAGTTCTGCACAAAACcactgaggaaccagaactgGACCTCCAAAACCCAAACCCAGGAAAAAGAGGATAGttgaatgtggtgttgaaggtgtagaggtggatcagtgagtcagaggagactctgtagaaggacagaatgcCAGCAGGACAATCCACATAGACTGCTACTCtgccagaggaggaggaggaggaggaggaggaggaggaggaggaggaggaggagatgaaggTTCGTGTGTTATTATGCATTATATAGTAACCATCGAGAGAGCATATAAGACTCCAGGACTGATCATTCCATCCAAACGAACAGGCTTCACCATCTCCTTTCCTCCGgattcttctgtaactcactgataCATTAACTTTTCCTTTCCActcgacctcccagtaacagcgaccagtcagaccagttctacacagcagctgaggaaCATCAAATCTCTCTGAATGAGAAGGATAACACTGCAACCCCTCCCCATTTGTCaccttcttgttgttttcagacattttgaGCTCTTTGCTGACTGTGTTTGTGTCAATTGTGAGTTGACAGaaatctgatggagagaacaaacACAATTAAGCTGTAGTTATTGATTGTCTATTGAAACTTTGATGATGACACCTGAATGAGTGAAAGGACAGCTTCATGATGGTTAAATGTGAGCTTCACTGTTGTCATGAATCCAaggaaaaacacacttacactttTTTAGACCTAGTGTCAACCATCGGGCTCCAGCAGGCTTTACCCTGAAAGGAAGAgggggtcagaccatcagtctctcAGCAGGCAAACATCAATATTATATACCATATATTTCAAATCATAAGCCACATAAGCCAAATTATAAGGCACAGTAAATACATTTGGAACTTTTTGTAAAAattcaaagaaagaaagaagaactgagagcaaacagttaaaaaaaaggttaaaaaacaaaaataattgacTTTTTTccgtttgaagacatttcgcttcccatccaagaacctttctcatttcaaatgtctggagtagtgcgGAGTTCCAAGTTTTTATACTATTGCCCAAAAAATGCCTTGTActgcttagataacatgcaaattaaaccaaaacaggTCCATCCCTTTGTTATGGGGAGTCATTAGGGTCATTGCTGGCCTGGCTTACAGGGGAGATGTTGTGATCACCTGAATGGAGGTGAGGATTGAGATGAAAATTGggaggaatcaaacctattgctgtgttgaaagtttttgaaagtttaaaCCTGCgacctcctctgtttaaggttgttttttctctcttaacataaatggctttttttaccccctttcaaaccatctgtcttctttgtccaaaatgtgaacattttggccCTCAAAAGATTATCTTTTCTCCTCTAGGTTTAGATGGACAGCGGAGAGCAAACAGACACCTGGGCTCTGATAAGTGATGATGGAAACATTTCCTCCACAGTGAATGTAGTAAGAACATTTGGTGCTGCTGGAGCGCAACACATGTCAGCAAAcaaaggaaaacctccaacaaaaagaaaattccTCAGTGACAACCCAATGGAACACGTTGAAGGCTAAAAGAACATCAGGAAACTAACTCCCTTTCTGAAAGCTGAAAATTATGGGAATTTAATAATCCCCATAAAACACAATACATCTAAATACTCACGAAAACTTTTACACCACAAGCAGACAcagataaagaaataaaaaataaacagctctGTGGAAATCTGCTGTGGCCCCACAGTAATttccaaaaatacaaacattaaaaaagataGCTGCATTGCATACAACAAAGAGTTCAACAAGAATCAAAGATTTGGACTGCATCCAAAAATGTCTAATTGttaaggactcttcagccaaagtggaagtgcatTAGTGGTGACCATGAAAAGTGttgtcagtaaggaaggaggcaggaaaaggagcctctatgcttcctctcacagctcctttagcataggaacttTGTGATGTCCCTTACCAGCACtgaggagctataaggaatcccataatccttttgtgtgacatgacggAACATAAAGACAATCTCTGAAGAAAAGAGACGGCACATTTTGTAATTCTTTTTTAGAAGGCTGTTTGCacggatttgactagaatcaacCGTGTGCGTTTCCACTGCGTAATGATGGAGTTAAcaggctgtccaaaatctgcacagcagtccaaagctcctttcctccccgcGATAGAGTTAATACAGTttaccccatgaaaggtcaaggaacaagTGCTAGGAagaggagctaggagctataattacaACATTTTGGATGAAACCATAGTTTTAGATCTCTATAAGAACTCTGTTAGGCTATAAAACGGAGATGCCTAGGTCCAGTCCTCCAGAACTGCTATCCAACATCCTTTCTCAAACACACCTGAACTAAATAAATGGCTCAATACCACGCCTCTTCAGAGCTGAATGCTGATGAGGAGATTGGGTCATTTTATTTAGGTGTGTTGGAAAAGGAAAGCTAAAAATTGCAGGATAGTCCTACTGGAGAGCTGAAGTTGGGCACCCCTGGTATAAAACAGCAACAAGGAGCTCTTTGTGTCAGCCAGCCTGGCAGCTGAACTTTGTTATGCTTCAACCATCTGTTAGCAACAGCAATCTGTCTCGCTCTAAAATAAGAGTACCAACATTAATAGAGGATGTCAAGTTAAAAGCAGAGATCTTTCTGTCTACTGGTTAGAACAAGAGCTTACAACATGAAgtaaagacaaaagaacaaaCTAACAAAACTCAAATGGAAAACAGTTTCAGAGTCTCGTTCTCTGAACCCTAAGCTCCTCAAGGAGTTATATTTGCCCCCCTGCTGCTAATACTACCATGTCTTGATGCTAATAGTGGATGGGTTTATTTCCCAGGTCCATTCAGCACCATGTGGAAGATTCCTGCAGTTTTTTAATCAACTAGAATAAAAGCATTGATTGCTGACCTCCCTGCCTTTAGATGATTATTCTGATATGGCCAATAGTTCTGTTGCAACCCAGTCTCACTAAAAAACATGTTGGTCTACAGAGGGAATAGTAGTGTTGTCACAATACCTCAATACATTTCAGTCCTATATTTTCTTTGGCCTATTCATTGGCTTGCGACCAGGTCACGTGACTATCAACTTTCCCCCAGCGTAAAAAGAACATGGCTGTCGTTGCCCATGGAAAAGTAAAGATTTAAGCAAAACACctgcatttatatgcattttgataTATCTATTGAGAAATATGCATATCAGAGAAAATGGACCGCACCCCTGTTTTGGCTCCAGCATACATGCAGCAAAACACATGGCACTGAAACATTCGGCAAACCTAATAAGCAAAAGGTTGTCTACCTTTGTGCGTCTGAGAACAActggttttggtgctgtctctttgaatctaaaggaggcacacTCCGCCCCCATCCAGGACCCAGAGAAGACATTTGTCACTCCCCCTCTAATCGGACCTTCTCTGCAACTGCAGCAAGTTCCTCCATACCTGAGATCTTCCAGTTTGCAGAGTGGATCTTTCTGTCTAGCTgacagcagcttcactcctTTGTCTCCAGGATGATTGTAAGtcaggtccaactctttcagatgggaggggttggagctcAGAGCTGAAGCCAAAGAAGCACAGCCATCCTCTGAGATCAGACAGCCTGATAAACTGCAGACACACAATTCAATACATGAGGTGGAACCCAAATTCTGATCCagtttttttcagcagggaaaaaaagtcaAGAAATTGGTGCTTAACTTTAACATACACAgctcaaaaaaattaaagaaagactttgaaaacacatcagataaATAATTGGCAAAATATCCTGCTGGATATCCATACTGATATGGCATAGATAATATGTTAGGAACAAAAGGATGTtacatcatttgatgaaaattaaaattatcaaCCCACAGAAGGCTTAATCCGTAGTCACTGAGAAAATGAGACTGAAAAACTGATGCAGCAGGTTAGTCTGATTTGTTTAAATATCTTCTGGAGGGTCCATGTATCACCTAATGGTACCAGTAAAGACACTGAACCGGGgcaaatgcaaaactactgaaaagcagggaaaagAAAGAAGGAGGGAAAAATTACTATGGCATCCACCTGCAAAACTGTTCCTGTTTTTGAGGTTGGCTCATTGTTGCCACTTTAGTGCCCCTGTTGTTAATGTCATTAACACCAACACAGCCGACAGTGATTAACAACCACCTCTATTGACTTTGGCTTTGgaaagtgcattgagatgatgtgtatcatgaactggcgctatataaataaaattcaatactACTGAACTGACCATTGGTCATCTTAATAAAACTATGTAGGATCCAAGGTAAAAGTTTGCATATGACCAAAAGCCAAAGATGCCGTACGCCAAAAACAAATTGTGCCCATgatcacaaagaatcctaaaacTAAGATTAGCTCTTAGTGACATCCTTTcaggaaaaatctgaaaagttattcacaaaccACCCTAGCCCTCTAGAGAGTTCCtaaagtgaaacatttttagGAATAGTGAGGAGGACCTAATCAAGCCTATAGTGTCTTTAGCAGGGAAGAtggaggaaacagagagagctgattggctgatccatcatctaaacagtggaggacaaACGTATTTAACACTCATACAGTTGCTGACAtgcagataagataaactttatcatctgCATAGAAGGAAATTAATTCGTTTCAGCTGCTTGACAGTTTAAATGTGCAGCTCtagaaatgtcattttattgaggatgaataaatgataaaatattaaataattatgaATAGAAATTGTAGAATTGTAAAAGAATATAGTACAgataatttttatattatttaaatattttaaaataatctgaataaacactttagaagaaatggaaagagtctcagaaacatatatatataaccacACACCCTAGAAGTTCAATAATATACTACATGCAATAGAGGAAAGAtgtaaaagaggtgagaaaaaaGTTTCTGTATTGCACGTGAGGATGTAAGTAGCCTATATGGTCGTATGAATTTCGCTTGTGTAAAGCCTTCTCCTCTCTTTTGATCACTGCACGAAgtgcttctcactttccagggtGGTGCGTAAAAGACACGCAGAGAAAAAGATACATTGATCTGTGTGACAATGTGTTTCAAAGTCTGTCTCTCTGCCCCGTAATCCCAGGATGAATTTACCTTTCAGCACAACTCTCCCAGAGTTGTACGAGCAGAGGTGTGTCTACACTATCCAGTTtggttttctccacctttttttctccattttatgtccATTAGATATTATAAGAAACTACAAGATTGCTAGAGCTGCGGAGAGCAGCTACTTGGAAATAACATAACTCACTGACACTGTGGACGTCACAGATGTGGCATACATAAACAGCCAGTTATCTCAGGGCAGCTTGTACATGTGGATAAACCTTGGAGTCTATGCTGTTTCACATTCTAACAGTGACACGTCTCCTACAGACAACATGTGAGGGTGTACCGCTCCTGCAGGGGCTTGTCCTTGCTGATCTGTATTTCAGGGAATGTAACCATTATGCGGGGCTCTTGTTCACTTTAGGTTTTTCCTGCATCATGGTCAATATAAGAGCCCAGTACTAAGCTGTACAATTTCTCTGGCTTGTTTGGATTAAACGTGTTAAattatagtttctgtttcaatagtcatttttttttactaaagaagtcattaataaaagaaaaccacTTCTCCAGGGCAAAGGATCAGGAGAACCACAGACAGGCGATAATCTTTGAAATGTGAGTGGTTTCGACAAATACAAAgcactttatacaagcaggcaatcacAATAtcatgctgacaggtgagtgtaCATTAGTTATAAGACagttaaaataatacaattactGGGAAGTAAATAtatcaagcaaatcaaaataatggtGAGGATGTATATAAGGTGTGTTGAAAGATGTTGATATTTAGTGACAATTATTGAATTGTGCTAGATTTCATCATCGCAGATTTTATAATTCCATCTaatggaggagctggcccaagtggcagGGGAGAGGGACGCCTGGGCCtctctactgaagctgctacccccatgACCCaaccctggataagcggaagatgatggatggatggatggatggatggatggatggatgaatggatggatggatggatggatggatggatggatggatggatggaataacaTTTTCATCATCTTTGTTAGCAGGTGATGAACAGATATCTGTTTTCAACAGGATTGAGAACaatgtacctgagagtttccagttcACAGTTTGGGTTCTCCAGTCCAGCACAGAgtagcttcactcctgaatccctcaggttgttgttactcaggtccagttctctgagattGGAGGACttggagctgagaactgaggacagagcttcacaacttccctctgagaggttacagccactcagtctgaggagacagtgAGAAATATCTGTTATTATACTATTCAtcaaaaatattactttttttactgtcaccaatgttctccttggaaagattctcgtattttacatgtttttatgatgccttttgttgtgaactgtTGCATTAGAAATAAATTGAAACACTCAGTGTgcttacagagctttgttggaggctttaaccactggcaTCATCCTCAGAAGAGCATCTTCTgaagcagagtatttcttcagatGAAACTCATCCAGATCTTCTCCTGATGACAGTAAGATGAAACCCAaagctgaccactgagcaggagacagttcGCTCCTGGAGAGACATCCTGATctcagagactgttggatctcctccactagagaacgatcattcagttcattcagacagtggaacagattgatgcttttaTCTGCAGACAAATTATCACTGATCTTCTCTTTGATGTAATTAACTGTGCCCTGATTGGTCTGTGggctacttcctgtctgtgtcagtagaccttgtaggagtctctgattggtcggCAGGGAAAGTCCCAGAAGAAAGcggaggaacaagtccaggtgtccatttggactcttgtaaggcctgatcaacagcACTCTGATGAAGAGACTTTAGATTAGACTtcttagatgtttgtttttcttccatcaggttgaCACCAGAAGTGACGACGGCttgatgaacatgaagagcagccagaaactcctgaacactcaAATGGACAAAGCAGAACATCTTGTCCTggtacagccctctctcctctttAAAGATCTCTGTGAACACTCCTGTGTtcactgaggctgctctgatgTCGATGCCAgactctgtcaggtctgattcatagaagatcaggtttcctttctcCAGTCCattaaaagccagttttcccagagactcaatcatctctttgctctctggactccagtgtgGTTCTGTTTCAGTTCCTCCATCATACTTGGCCTTCTTCAttttggtctgaaccaccaggaagtggatgtacagCTCAGTTAAAGTGGTGggcatcttttttctttttttgttttccaacacatcctccagaaccgtagcagtgatccagcagaagactgggatgtggcacatgatgtggaggcttcttgatgtcttcacGTGGGAGATGATTGTCTTGGCCTTTTTCATatctctgaatctcttcctgaagtactcctcttTCTGTGGatcagtgaaccctctgacctctgtcaccatgctGACAtactcaggagggatctgattggctgctgcaggtcgtgaGGTGATCCAGAGGCGAGCggagggaagcagtttccccctgatgaggtttgttaccagaacatccactgaggtggactgtgtaacatcagtcaggatctcctggttctggaagtccaaagtaagtcgactctcatccagaccatcaaagatgaacagaacctgg
This genomic stretch from Fundulus heteroclitus isolate FHET01 chromosome 2, MU-UCD_Fhet_4.1, whole genome shotgun sequence harbors:
- the LOC105924162 gene encoding stonustoxin subunit beta-like, whose amino-acid sequence is MVTFPEIQISKDKPLQERLSGCLISEDGCASLASALSSNPSHLKELDLTYNHPGDKGVKLLSARQKDPLCKLEDLRVKPAGARWLTLGLKKYFCQLTIDTNTVSKELKMSENNKKVTNGEGLQCYPSHSERFDVPQLLCRTGLTGRCYWEVEWKGKVNVSVSYRRIRRKGDGEACSFGWNDQSWSLICSLDGYYIMHNNTRTFISSSSSSSSSSSSSSSSGRVAVYVDCPAGILSFYRVSSDSLIHLYTFNTTFNYPLFPGFGFWRSSSGSSVVLCRTESK